The Aspergillus luchuensis IFO 4308 DNA, chromosome 7, nearly complete sequence genome has a segment encoding these proteins:
- a CDS encoding putative mitochondrial genome maintenance protein Mgm101 (BUSCO:EOG0926484N;~COG:L;~EggNog:ENOG410PMX3;~InterPro:IPR009446;~PFAM:PF06420;~go_component: GO:0000262 - mitochondrial chromosome [Evidence IEA];~go_function: GO:0003697 - single-stranded DNA binding [Evidence IEA];~go_process: GO:0000002 - mitochondrial genome maintenance [Evidence IEA];~go_process: GO:0006281 - DNA repair [Evidence IEA]) encodes MSLPLLTRSLRGPQLSKTLRYSLTTTTRYQSTTTTTNNNTAKPAATTSTTSTAPKPTTTTSTSSTSTPKTTPTLKDLLDHPPSPANPTEDRIDWTRSFHGLSATPFPKECADILLAPTDPEEVEIKPDGILYLPEIKYRRILNKAFGPGGWGLVPRSESIVTPKMVTREYALVCNGRLVSVARGEQDYFSPDGIPTATEGCRSNALVRCCKDLGIASELWDPRWIRKFKAQYTREAFVEHVVNKRKTKIWVRKDDTVGYPWKETKF; translated from the exons ATGTCCCTCCCACTTTTAACGCGCTCCCTGCGCGGTCCCCAACTTAGCAAAACCCTCCGCTACTCCCTCACCACTACAACCCGCTaccaatccaccaccaccaccaccaacaacaacaccgcgaaacccgccgccaccacctccacaacatcaacagcacCCAagcccaccaccactacatctacctcctcaacctccacccCAAAAACTACCCCCACCCTTAAAGACCTCCTTGaccaccccccatccccagcaaACCCAACGGAAGACCGCATCGACTGGACGCGCTCCTTCCACGGGCTTAGCGCAACCCCCTTCCCGAAAGAATGCGccgacatcctcctcgccccgACCGAcccagaagaagtggaaatCAAACCCGACGGCATCCTCTACCTCCCCGAGATCAAATACCGACGGATACTGAATAAGGCGTTTGGACCCGGTGGATGGGGTCTTGTGCCGAGGAGTGAGAGTATTGTTACGCCGAAGATGGTCACGAGGGAGTATGCGCTTGTTTGTAATGGGCG GTTGGTTTCAGTTGCTCGCGGCGAACAGGATTATTTCTCCCCGGATGGAATCCCCACGGCTACGGAGGGATGTCGGTCGAATGCGTTGGTGCGGTGTTGTAAGGATTTGGGCATTGCGAGTGAGTTGTGGGATCCCAGGTGGATTCGCAAGTTCAAGGCGCAGTATACCCGCGAGGCGTTTGTGGAGCATGTGGTGAATAAACGGAAGACGAAGATTtgggtgaggaaggatgaTACCGTTGGGTATCCGTGGAAGGAGACCAAGTTTTAG
- a CDS encoding serine/threonine protein kinase (COG:M;~EggNog:ENOG410PF8H;~InterPro:IPR010920,IPR011992,IPR006685,IPR002048, IPR018247;~PFAM:PF00924;~TransMembrane:6 (i133-155o167-193i214-235o255-272i489-515o521-544i);~go_component: GO:0016020 - membrane [Evidence IEA];~go_function: GO:0005509 - calcium ion binding [Evidence IEA];~go_process: GO:0055085 - transmembrane transport [Evidence IEA]) has protein sequence MPFSKFMSGRPGITEKRLSAHRFQQLPDMAPDNMMNPNDVTIDIPLNPVPSRNQTGARKTSSNVGGSPNPYQPPGDDKGIDGEKEGLVAPNPGMRRRIDESTGRSLEDPEDGTVTRMGRIYQAILNYSVLTRYFIYVAPLAILLAIPIIVGATVAQDATIGGVTLPWFWFWIEIVWISLWLCKLAAKLLPYIFQTLIGFVSSGTRKYALILRKLEMPIATVLWCVVCLVTFLPVMTQNPHQQAKGDTSTKSWEKSIKNILFALFVCSLIFLAEKTMVHLISISYHRKQFDARIKESKRNVYLVALLFDASRHMFPMYCKEFQEEDAAISDSILRSAAIKTRTGSSSAPLRLIRGVGQNVHQFGNKVTAAFGDVAHELTGKQVFNPTSTRSVVTQALEHRRTSEALARRIWMSFVIEGRDALYFDDICEVLGAGMEAEAEECFHMLDRDGNGDISLEEMILAIGEVRRLRKSLNNSLHDVDQAIHVLDNLLLTVAGIIAILVFVSFVTSGFGTVIAAGATSLLSLSFVFSTTAQEVLGSCIFLFVKHPFDVGDRVEISDKPYFVERISLLFTVFRNVNDHRITQVPNVVLNTLWIDNFTRANAMHERLTVPVSFETTFSNVQLLQEEMESFVRDKDNCRDFQPEVTIDVVGLGDMDKMELSVLICHKSNWSNEAVRAARRSKFMCALISAVRKVPIRAPGASDDDDDKTEKDDNKSDAGHEDQTLPVRQVSIASEGMRRANTTAGVSYTESRSTGFDLGNSPQSLQRRGMGASSSYSEGLTAEHAARSQDGSRDGHEVDHYQTPVGSPGQERQLNVTYGLMTREPSTGRRKEGRTSHAEPEPEPQPVAAPRGDVPVLSEPVPPRHRQEAQPTLPQVAVPQPPQQPPEYYNYPGQYYDPTEDPYDPNQPFELPSMHEQQTPDGREHHSTHLTETEPGRYVPRRPYEGAGNQ, from the exons ATGCCATTTTCAAAATTCATGTCCGGCAGACCTGGTATCACGGAGAAGCGGCTGTCGGCTCATcgcttccagcagcttcccGACATGGCCCCGGACAACATGATGAATCCCAACGACGTCACTATTGACATCCCCTTGAACCCAGTTCCCAGTCGGAATCAGACCGGCGCTCGCAAGACAAGTAGTAATGTGGGAGGATCGCCGAATCCGTATCAACCACCCGGCGATGACAAAGGCATTGACGGCGAGAAGGAGGGTTTGGTCGCGCCAAATCCCGGCATGCGCAGACGCATCGACGAAAGCACCGGACGTTCCCTAGAAGACCCCGAGGATGGCACCGTCACTCGCATGGGCCGCATCTACCAGGCCATCCTTAATTACTCGGTTCTCACTCGCTACTTCATCTACGTGGCCCCGCTCGCAATTCTCCTTGCCATCCCCATTATCGTGGGAGCAACGGTCGCGCAGGACGCGACTATCGGCGGCGTCACACTGCcgtggttctggttctggatTGAGATCGTCTGGATCAGTCTGTGGTTGTGTAAACTTGCGGCCAAACTCTTGCCGTACATCTTTCAGACCCTTATCGGATTTGTGAGTTCAGGAACTCGCAAATATGCTCTCATTCTTCGCAAATTGGAAATGCCAATTGCAACCGTGCTGTGGTGCGTGGTTTGCTTGGTTACCTTTTTGCCT GTCATGACGCAAAATCCCCATCAGCAAGCCAAGGGCGATACCTCTACCAAATCCTGGGAGAAGTCCATCAAGAACATCCTGTTTGCCCTCTTCGTCTGCAGTTTGATTTTCTTGGCTGAGAAAACCATGGTTCATTTGATCTCGATCAGCTACCACCGCAAGCAATTTGATGCCCGCATCAAAGAATCGAAGCGCAATGTGTATCTGGTGGCTCTGCTATTCGACGCCTCGCGCCACATGTTCCCCATGTACTGCAAAGAGTTCCAAGAGGAGGACGCGGCCATTTCGGACTCTATTCTTCGCTCCGCAGCCATCAAGACCCGCACTGGTAGCTCATCAGCGCCTCTGCGCCTCATCCGGGGCGTGGGCCAAAATGTCCACCAGTTCGGCAACAAAGTCACGGCGGCTTTTGGCGACGTGGCCCATGAATTGACTGGCAAGCAAGTTTTCAACCCCACTTCCACTCGGTCCGTCGTCACCCAGGCTCTGGAACACAGACGGACGTCTGAAGCGCTCGCGCGGAGAATTTGGATGTCTTTTGTCATTGAAGGCCGCGATGCTCTGTACTTTGACGATATTTGTGAGGTCCTGGGAGCTGGCATGGAGGCTGAAGCCGAGGAATGTTTCCACATGCTGGATCGCGACGGCAACGGGGACATCAGCTTGGAAGAGATGATCTTGGCCATCGGAGAAGTCCGCCGCTTGAGAAAGTCCCTGAACAACAGTCTTCACGATGTTGACCAGGCGATCCACGTTCTCGACAACCTTTTGCTGACCGTGGCGGGTATCATTGCTATTCTggtctttgtttctttcgtGACAAGCGGCTTCGGCACCGTTATCGCCGCGGGTGCCACTTCTCTGCTGTCTCTCAGTTTCGTCTTCTCGACCACCGCTCAGGAAGTGCTGGGTTCGtgtatcttcctcttcgtcaagcATCCCTTTGATGTGGGCGACCGTGTGGAAATCAGCGACAAGCCGTACTTTGTCGAGCGCATTTCATTGCTCTTCACCGTGTTCCGAAATGTCAACGATCACCGTATCACGCAAGTTCCGAACGTCGTCCTCAACACCCTATGGATTGACAACTTCACCCGTGCCAATGCGATGCATGAGCGCCTCACCGTCCCCGTCAGCTTTGAGACCACCTTTTCCAAcgtccagcttctccaggaggagatggagagcttCGTGCGCGACAAGGACAACTGCCGCGACTTCCAGCCAGAGGTCACCATTGATGTGGTTGGTCTGGGCGACATGGACAAGATGGAGCTGAGTGTCTTAATCTGCCACAAATCCAACTGGTCAAACGAGGCTGTCCGAGCTGCCCGTCGCTCGAAGTTCATGTGCGCATTGATCTCCGCTGTGCGCAAGGTACCTATTCGCGCCCCAGGCGccagcgacgatgacgatgacaagACCGAGAAGGACGACAACAAGTCGGATGCTGGACACGAAGACCAAACTCTCCCCGTCCGCCAGGTTTCCATCGCCAGCGAAGGCATGCGTCGGGCTAATACCACCGCTGGCGTCTCATACACCGAATCGCGCTCGACTGGCTTCGACCTCGGCAACTCCCCACAGTCGCTGCAGCGTCGTGGAATGGGCGCCTCCAGCTCCTACAGCGAAGGACTCACCGCAGAGCACGCAGCCCGGTCGCAGGACGGCTCCCGCGACGGTCACGAAGTCGACCACTACCAGACACCCGTGGGATCCCCCGGTCAGGAGCGCCAACTCAATGTGACCTACGGACTCATGACCCGCGAACCGTCAACGGGTCGTCGCAAGGAGGGCCGCACTTCACACGCCGAGCCTGAACCCGAGCCCCAGCCCGTGGCTGCCCCTCGAGGCGATGTCCCGGTGCTCTCTGAACCAGTCCCTCCCCGTCATCGCCAGGAGGCGCAGCCCACGCTGCCCCAGGTCGCAGTGCCCCAGCCGCCTCAGCAGCCGCCCGAGTACTACAACTACCCGGGACAATACTACGACCCAACGGAGGACCCCTACGACCCAAACCAGCCGTTCGAGCTTCCGTCGATGCACGAGCAGCAGACGCCAGATGGACGGGAGCACCATTCGACACACCTGACAGAAACCGAGCCAGGACGATATGTGCCGAGACGGCCGTACGAGGGAGCGGGTAACCAGTAG